The following proteins are co-located in the Apium graveolens cultivar Ventura chromosome 5, ASM990537v1, whole genome shotgun sequence genome:
- the LOC141723698 gene encoding 1-deoxy-D-xylulose 5-phosphate reductoisomerase, chloroplastic isoform X2 produces the protein MARSLSRLLDPQALLELRGFFQCLLTYQCLYLQTLDIVAENPDKFRVVALAAGSNVTLLADQVKRFRPQLVAVRNESLVNELKDALADADYKPEIVAGEQGVIEVARHPDCVTAVTGIVGCAGLKPTVAAIEAGKDIALANKETLIAGGPFVLPLAHKHKVKILPADSEHSAIFQCIQGLPEGALRRIILTASGGAFRDLPVDKLKDVKVADALKHPNWNMGKKITVDSATLFNKGLEVIEAHYLYGSDYDDIEIVIHPQSIIHSMIETQDSSVLAQLGWPDMRLPILYTLSWPERIYCSEVTWPRLDLCKLGSLTFKEPDNVKYPSMHLAYAAGRAGGTMTGVLSAANEKAVEMFIDEKISYLDIFKVVELTCQKHQDELVTSPTLEEIIHYDLWAREYASGLQPASSGLSPALV, from the exons ATGGCCCGAAGCCTATCTCGATTGTTGGATCCACAGGCTCTATTGGAACTCAG GGGTTTTTTCCAATGTTTACTTACGTATCAGTGTCTTTATCTCCAGACACTTGACATAGTTGCTGAAAATCCAGACAAATTCAGAGTTGTAGCACTTGCTGCTGGTTCAAATGTGACCCTTCTTGCTGATCAG GTCAAGAGATTCAGACCTCAGTTAGTTGCTGTTAGAAATGAGTcgttggttaatgaacttaaggaTGCTTTGGCGGATGCTGACTATAAGCCTGAGATAGTTGCTGGGGAACAGGGCGTCATTGAG GTTGCCCGTCATCCTGACTGTGTAACTGCGGTTACAGGAATAGTTGGTTGTGCCGGTTTAAAG CCAACAGTAGCTGCTATAGAAGCCGGAAAAGACATTGCCTTGGCTAATAAAGAGACTCTAATTGCTGGAGGTCCCTTTGTCCTTCCTCTTGCGCATAAGCATAAAGTAAAGATTCTTCCTGCCGATTCAGAGCATTCTGCAATATTTCAA TGTATTCAAGGATTACCAGAGGGTGCTCTTAGGCGCATAATATTGACCGCCTCAGGTGGAGCTTTCAG GGACTTGCCTGTTGATAAACTAAAAGATGTTAAAGTCGCTGATGCTTTGAAGCATCCTAACTGGAATATGGGAAAGAAGATCACTGTGGACTCCGCTACTCTATTCAATAAG GGTTTAGAAGTTATCGAAGCACATTATCTCTATGGATCTGATTATGATGATATTGAGATTGTGATTCATCCACAGTCTATCATACATTCAATGATTGAAACACAG GATTCATCAGTCCTGGCACAACTGGGGTGGCCTGACATGCGTTTGCCAATTCTCTACACATTATCATGGCCAGAGAGAATATACTGCTCCGAGGTTACTTGGCCACGCCTTGATCTTTGCAA GTTAGGGTCTCTGACATTTAAAGAACCGGACAATGTAAAATACCCTTCTATGCATCTGGCATACGCTGCTGGGCGAGCTGGAGGCACTATGACAGGAGTTCTTAGTGCAGCTAATGAGAAAGCCGTTGAGATGTTTATTGATGAAAA aatcAGCTACCTCGATATATTCAAGGTTGTGGAGCTAACATGTCAGAAGCATCAAGACGAGTTGGTAACATCACCTACCCTAGAAGAAATCATACATTATGACTTATGGGCTCGCGAATATGCTTCCGGTTTGCAACCAGCTTCATCTGGTTTGAGTCCCGCTCTTGTATGA
- the LOC141723698 gene encoding 1-deoxy-D-xylulose 5-phosphate reductoisomerase, chloroplastic isoform X1: MGLNLLAPTDIKAISFMDTSKFNHSLIKLKGGFGYKRKDFGVTFGKRIQCSAAQTPPPAWPGTAVVEPGRKTWDGPKPISIVGSTGSIGTQTLDIVAENPDKFRVVALAAGSNVTLLADQVKRFRPQLVAVRNESLVNELKDALADADYKPEIVAGEQGVIEVARHPDCVTAVTGIVGCAGLKPTVAAIEAGKDIALANKETLIAGGPFVLPLAHKHKVKILPADSEHSAIFQCIQGLPEGALRRIILTASGGAFRDLPVDKLKDVKVADALKHPNWNMGKKITVDSATLFNKGLEVIEAHYLYGSDYDDIEIVIHPQSIIHSMIETQDSSVLAQLGWPDMRLPILYTLSWPERIYCSEVTWPRLDLCKLGSLTFKEPDNVKYPSMHLAYAAGRAGGTMTGVLSAANEKAVEMFIDEKISYLDIFKVVELTCQKHQDELVTSPTLEEIIHYDLWAREYASGLQPASSGLSPALV; the protein is encoded by the exons ATGGGTCTCAATTTGTTGGCTCCAACTGATATTAAAGCTATCTCATTTATGGATACTTCTAAGTTCAACCATAGCCTTATCAAGCTTAAAG GTGGCTTTGGGTATAAAAGGAAGGATTTTGGGGTGACATTTGGAAAGAGAATTCAGTGTTCAGCAGCGCAGACGCCTCCTCCAGCCTGGCCAGGGACGGCTGTTGTAGAGCCTGGTCGTAAGACTTGGGATGGCCCGAAGCCTATCTCGATTGTTGGATCCACAGGCTCTATTGGAACTCAG ACACTTGACATAGTTGCTGAAAATCCAGACAAATTCAGAGTTGTAGCACTTGCTGCTGGTTCAAATGTGACCCTTCTTGCTGATCAG GTCAAGAGATTCAGACCTCAGTTAGTTGCTGTTAGAAATGAGTcgttggttaatgaacttaaggaTGCTTTGGCGGATGCTGACTATAAGCCTGAGATAGTTGCTGGGGAACAGGGCGTCATTGAG GTTGCCCGTCATCCTGACTGTGTAACTGCGGTTACAGGAATAGTTGGTTGTGCCGGTTTAAAG CCAACAGTAGCTGCTATAGAAGCCGGAAAAGACATTGCCTTGGCTAATAAAGAGACTCTAATTGCTGGAGGTCCCTTTGTCCTTCCTCTTGCGCATAAGCATAAAGTAAAGATTCTTCCTGCCGATTCAGAGCATTCTGCAATATTTCAA TGTATTCAAGGATTACCAGAGGGTGCTCTTAGGCGCATAATATTGACCGCCTCAGGTGGAGCTTTCAG GGACTTGCCTGTTGATAAACTAAAAGATGTTAAAGTCGCTGATGCTTTGAAGCATCCTAACTGGAATATGGGAAAGAAGATCACTGTGGACTCCGCTACTCTATTCAATAAG GGTTTAGAAGTTATCGAAGCACATTATCTCTATGGATCTGATTATGATGATATTGAGATTGTGATTCATCCACAGTCTATCATACATTCAATGATTGAAACACAG GATTCATCAGTCCTGGCACAACTGGGGTGGCCTGACATGCGTTTGCCAATTCTCTACACATTATCATGGCCAGAGAGAATATACTGCTCCGAGGTTACTTGGCCACGCCTTGATCTTTGCAA GTTAGGGTCTCTGACATTTAAAGAACCGGACAATGTAAAATACCCTTCTATGCATCTGGCATACGCTGCTGGGCGAGCTGGAGGCACTATGACAGGAGTTCTTAGTGCAGCTAATGAGAAAGCCGTTGAGATGTTTATTGATGAAAA aatcAGCTACCTCGATATATTCAAGGTTGTGGAGCTAACATGTCAGAAGCATCAAGACGAGTTGGTAACATCACCTACCCTAGAAGAAATCATACATTATGACTTATGGGCTCGCGAATATGCTTCCGGTTTGCAACCAGCTTCATCTGGTTTGAGTCCCGCTCTTGTATGA